From the Helicoverpa armigera isolate CAAS_96S chromosome 16, ASM3070526v1, whole genome shotgun sequence genome, one window contains:
- the LOC110372185 gene encoding UDP-glucosyltransferase 2, whose translation MHRSRWPLLCLPLLLASACCSDILMVTMGGTKSHKMPFWELARGLIRRDHNITFISAFPADFHITGLEEIAPEGLVTYVRNYMSFDLVGARMRGEDQMPVKDILRYGYEACDAFLSDPETRSFLRSGRTFDLVILDGTYPECALGIVYKLKIPFMYINTVGFYTMPLSNSGSPVPYSVTPFFGKGFTDNMGILDRALNTAFHLAILPFHAFSMQILQGVLRRNFGQHMPHVYDMAKNVSFILQNGHYSVSYPRPYLPNVAEVACIHCKEAKILDPEIEEWISGAGETGFVYVSMGSSVRTTKMPLTAHRLLVEALGRLPQRVLWKQDAEQNMTDMPSNIRLFKWLPQQDLLGHPKIKAFVTHGGLLSMFETVYHGVPIVTIPIFCDHDSNAAKAEIDGYAKKLDLQHLTPEKLYKAILEVITEPRYKIEVKKRQVLLRDQKETPLERAIYWTEYVIRHKGAYHLQSPAKDMSFFTYYSLDVFLLLISVLITVYALVSYALRLGFNRLVNYVQNRQMHKLLGKSNNLLSSSKLLTQAAMAKKKL comes from the exons CATAGGTCGCGATGGCCGCTCCTGTGCCTGCCGCTGCTGCTGGCATCAGCCTGCTGCAGCGACATCCTCATGGTCACCATGGGCGGCACCAAGTCACACAAGATGCCCTTCTGGGAGCTGGCGAGAGGACTTATCAGGAG AGATCACAACATCACATTCATCAGCGCGTTCCCCGCTGACTTCCACATCACTGGCCTCGAGGAGATAGCTCCGGAGGGTCTGGTCACCTACGTGAGGAACTACATGTCCTTCGACCTGGTGGGGGCACGCATGAGAGGCGAGGATCAAATGCCTGTCAAGGATATCCTGCGATATGGCTATGAG gcCTGCGACGCCTTCCTCAGCGATCCAGAGACGAGGTCCTTCCTCAGATCAGGAAGGACTTTCGATCTCGTTATCTTAGACGGGACATACCCCGAGTGCGCTCTCGGCATCGTCTACAAACTCAAAATACCCTTCATGTACATCAACACTGTGGGATTCTACACCATGCCTTTGAGCAATTCTGGCAGTCCAGTTCCTTACTCCGTCACCCCATTCTTTGGTAAAGGCTTTACGGATAACATGGGGATACTAGACAGGGCTTTGAACACTGCCTTCCACCTCGCCATCCTACCATTCCACGCCTTCAGTATGCAGATCCTCCAAGGAGTTTTGAGAAGGAACTTTGGCCAGCATATGCCCCATGTATATGATATGGCGAAGAATGTCAGCTTTATCCTGCAAAATGGACACTATTCGGTGTCGTACCCGAGACCTTATCTGCCGAATGTTGCTGAAGTTGCCTGTATTCACTGCAAGGAAGCGAAGATTTTGGATCCG GAAATTGAAGAATGGATCTCCGGTGCTGGTGAAACAGGCTTCGTGTACGTGTCCATGGGTTCCTCAGTGAGGACTACGAAGATGCCTCTAACAGCCCACCGTCTTCTCGTGGAAGCTTTGGGAAGACTACCACAGAGGGTGTTGTGGAAGCAAGATGCTGAACAGAATATGACTGATATGCCTTCAAATATTAGGCTGTTTAAATGGCTACCTCAGCAGGATTTGCTTG GTCACCCAAAAATCAAAGCATTCGTCACTCACGGAGGTCTTCTCAGCATGTTCGAGACAGTATACCACGGAGTTCCAATCGTCACCATCCCCATCTTCTGTGACCACGACTCGAATGCCGCCAAAGCAGAAATCGACGGTTACGCCAAAAAACTGGACCTACAACACTTAACTCCTGAGAAACTGTACAAAGCTATACTAGAAGTTATCACAGAACCTAGATATAAAATAGAAGTTAAGAAAAGGCAAGTTCTTCTAAGAGATCAGAAAGAAACTCCTTTAGAGAGAGCCATCTATTGGACGGAATATGTAATTAGGCATAAAGGTGCCTACCATTTGCAATCCCCAGCAAAGGACATGTCCTTCTTCACATATTACTCTTTGGACGTCTTTTTACTTCTCATTTCTGTGTTAATAACAGTCTATGCGCTTGTTTCGTACGCTTTAAGATTAGGTTTCAACAGATTAGTAAATTATGTACAGAATCGACAGATGCACAAATTGCTGggtaaatcaaataatttgctGTCAAGTTCAAAGTTATTAACTCAGGCTGCGATGGCGAAAAAGAAATTGTAA